A window of Garra rufa chromosome 6, GarRuf1.0, whole genome shotgun sequence genomic DNA:
CACaatgagtgtgtgtatgtgtgtgtgagagtataTACCAGGGTTATTGTAGACATGTGTATGTCAAAACATTATTAAATACCATGAAAAAAAAGATTTGTACCTAACCTAAGTATTCTGGGAACAAATTTGTAAATAGAAGAGAAATCTGACAAAACCCTCACAACACCCACCGATTGAAATaatttgaagaagaaaaaaatctaagtaaaaaaaatgtttaattctttttaactttctttttAAAATCCTGCTTAGAACATTTCTAGCTCAtcatcataattataaaatgatcATTTGCATCGACTGATGTTATTGTATGATGTATTTAAGCATTTAACGGTCACCGTCCTGTATATAAGACGCCTAAGTTcaccatattacaaataaatcttAATCTAATTATGACAAACAATATATTATTGAGAAGACTCCTAAAAAGATATTTTACAACTGTTTTGTGTTACAAATCATGTAGGAAAAgtaattaatttatgacaagagtgcacctcaaaacataacaggagttctgaccttttttcatGAAAAGACTTTCTTCGTTGCCTTTTTTCCTATCACgctttagaaataataagaaattatatatcaattaaaaactttaaatctcacaattcatcctttgaaaactattttaaaatcagacattgcattaccaTGGAAATTGTACATCAACATCATATTACAATATGTTTTCGTTCATGAATTGTAACAATTGATCTATGGATAGTGCATTTTtgcatctatttaaaaaaaaaggagtgACAGTTAAAGGATTAAACATGAACATGGTTTTATTTGTTGCTTTGTGTTTCATTTCTAATTATTTTAGCCCTGTAATGGGTtatgaaataatataatttttttattgttatgaaaatcaaatcaaatatgtgTTTTgagtccatatatatatatatacatatagtcTGATATAGTAATAaatgttgaggaaaaaaaaaacattttatttagagACTTAAACTGAGCATATTAGaccgatttctgaaggatcgattgacattgaagactggagtaataatgctgaaaattttgctttgcgtcacaaatataaattatattttgaagtatactAAAATAGAAATCCATTGTTTTAAATTCCAATAATATTTtccaatattactattttttctgtattttttgatcaaatatatgcagcaaACTTTCagacaaacatttaaaaaatctaaatatttttgcatgtgttttgagtctcatatagtctgatatagtaaaaaatgtttaaactcCTTTTATTCAGAGACTCAAACTGAGCATATAAGACCTATTTTCTGAAGGATTGtttgacaatgaagactggagtaatgatgctgaaatatttttgcatatGTTGCATATGTTTATAGGCTCATATAATCTGATATAGTAAAAAAAGATGAAATTTTTACATGATGAAATTTGGATGCTTGTTATGTAAATAAATGAGATCTTCATAACAGTAGAGCAGACACTGACATACAATGATGTAAATATCAGTGGTCACTGTATATCTCCAATAAgatgatccaaacatataatgcaatgcaatccaatgatgattgagagatgatgAGAAGTTTTTGAGGCTTCACTGAGGAACAGTAAAAGTAAAGCTTCTGAAAACAAACATTCCTCAAAAAATCCTGatgatcacactgcaaaaaaatgcttttctagcttagttTCCAGCCAGAATatatacaaattcttaaatcaagaagaatttttagacaagtaaaaaatgttcttgttttcaataaaaactagtcaaaatgaagtgagtttttgcttagaacaagctaaataatctgccaatgggctaagcaaaaaaaaaaaaaaaaaacttattttgaacagaaaacaagattatttttcttaccccattggcagattatttgaattgtttcaagcaaaaacacacttaattttgactttttttctgaaaacaagacaatcatttttactcgtctagaaaatccttcttgatttaagaatttttagaaattttggctaaaaacaagacaaaatctttgtaggaaaagcatttttttcagtgtagttcAGTAAGCGTTCATCTAGAAAAATGACTACAGTTATTCTGATGTTTACCTGATCAAAATCAGTCATGATTTGACAGCAAAAACACACATGAAGCAACAGCTGAAGGTGGACTATATACAATGACTATTATACAATTATCTCATGATTGAGATCTGATTGATCTGGTGGTGATATAATGATCAGTCTCCTGTGTTCATCAGCTGGTGGCGTCCATCATCTTCATCAGTCTGGGTGTGGTGTCGTGTTTTCTCTGTTCCATCATCGACGGCATCATCGCAGCCGAGTTCATGGTGAGTATCTGCTCACCTGCTGCTCATCAAACCATCCTGAGACACTGAGTTActgtctctgtctctgtgtgtgtgtgtgtaggacaGGAGGCCGCTGATGGAGGGCCGCTGTGAGTTTTACTCCAGCACTTCTTATGGTTATGACAACTACTACACTGAGGTGAGTTTGTCTGAAATGCACACATTGATGATTGTAGCTGGTTAGGGTTAACAATCAGTTAGACTCACTAAATGATCATGGGCTCTGCTTCCCTCTGCTGGTCAGATATGAGCATGACTTTAGTCTGATCATCAGTTTCTAGACACTCTGAGAAACATAAAGCTGCTAAATCAACTAGTGTTAATTCAACTGATATATTTGCtgcatataataatttttaatttctattttcaTGTATTCAGTTGGTAGACACTTTTATtccacacttttaaaaataaaagttctttgtTGGCATTGATGGTTTGCTGTGCTGCTGAAAATCTATTTTGGTGTTtctggtaaaaaataaaatgaccagCCTTTTAAAAATAGCTTGTGAACTTTAGTTCTTTCAATCTGCACaggttttgtgtttctttttggaACTGATTGATAGGATTTGAATTCAGTTTTTGAGTATAAAAAGCATTATtgaaaaacattattaataattttgtaaaaaaaaaaaaaaaaaaaaaaaaacataaataattttGCAATATTCAgtttttggataaaaaaaaacattgaggatAATTTGGCAAAATTCaatttctgaataaaaaaggCATTATTAGAGGATAATTTTGGTAATATTGAgttttgagcaaaaaaaaaaaacaatatttgcaGATCATTTTGGAAATATtcagtttttgagtaaaaaagGCATTATTAGAGGATAATTTTGGTAATATTCagttttgggttaaaaaaaaacccATTGAGGATAATTTTTGGCAAAATTCAGTTTTGGAGTAAAAAGGCTTTATTTTTGGATAATTTAGGTAATATTAAATTTttgagtgtaaaaaaaaaaaaacattatttgtggataattttggtAATATTCAGTTCAAAATATTTCAGACAATATTTCACTGcaaaaattaagatgcatttactagataagcaaaatgacataagatatttagtcttgtttccagggggaaaacTAAATTGAGAGCAGTTTTCTTCAAATAAGTcaaatgatctgccagtggggtacgTAAAATACTCTTGATTTAAGACTAGTTtatttaccccactggcagatcatttgacttgtttccagggagaaaaaactaaattaagtgcattttgcttaaaacaagacaaaaatactaagataagccttttttgcagtgttgcagGTAATTTTAGAAGTTTTCAGTTTTTTGGTAAAAAATTGCATTATTAGTGGATAATTTGGTAATATtcagtttttgagtaaaaaaaaaaaaattcagttaattttgaaaatattcagtttttgggttaaaaagtatttgcaggtaattttggcaatatttaattttggataaaaaacattaatttggGATTATTTAGGCAATTCTTAGCTTTTTgttaaaaaagcattatttgtttttatttttggcaatatgtttctgggtaaaaaaaaaaaaggcattattAGTGGATAATTCTGTCAATATtccattttttgagtgaaaaacagTATTTGCTTATAATTTTGAATATAAATGTTGACTAAAAAGTGAATGCATGAGCTGAATAAGCTACAATCAATCAAAATCAGTCAAAATACCATCATTTTGGTAAGTTGTGATTCCCTGTGTGGGCAAAGTCAGCAGGTTTTAGTCCAGTGTAATAACTTTAACTAGCATTTTCTGTAGAAGGAAACTCCTCTCCAGGTCAAAGTGACTGAAACGCAATATGAGTTTTAAGAGAACGGTTCACTGGAATAGTTCTTCTACAGCATCACTGtgtaaactctttttttttttaagagtgaaaACAGTTCACACATGAGGAACATCACAATCAGTTCATCATAAAAGCCACAATGTAATTCATGACGTCAAGTTTAAAGTATAAAGTGAATGAGTTGATGAGCTTTACTGTGTTGATTTGCTGTGTTCAGGTTTACTGTCATTCCTACGGTAATCAGTGTAAACTCAAGGTGAAGAGCAACACCTGCTACTGCTGTGACTTATTCCACTGTAACAGGTGAAGCCCAACATCAATCTCTGAACATTCGCAACACAGCTATGAGTTACTGAGTGTTTGActgcatatatgtgtgtgttagtgtggAGTATCACGTGCAGTACTATGAGTTCACGGGCGTGAGCAGCTGCTGGGACGTGGTCAATCTGTACCGTCTGCTGTGGGCCTGTGTGGCGCTCAATGTGCTCGGTGTGTTCCTGGGCATCATCACCGCCGCCATACTGGGAGCCTTCAAAGACCTGGTGAGTCTGGATTCAGTCTGGAGTGTTTGCTCAGTGTTTTTACATTCAACTACACCACAGATGGAGGGACTGAAGATGCTGAAGCCATctatttttaactcaaatgttttgtttttatctcaaGATAGAGGCGCACAAACAGAACTGCAGATTTTGATCAGCCTGATATTGAAAGCAGATAAAGTCTTGGTgtattatttgatttattatgaaatataattgtaattttattattattagtttatttttaattcaaacaGTACCAATTGTTTTACCATTCACGTTATCATTTTTACTGGACAGTGTAATGTTTTGATGGCTTATTTCACTGATTTaaattttttctcaaaaaatgtttgtgtgtgtacgaTCAGGCTCCTGCAATATTTGCAGGTAATTTTGGCAAAATTcagtttttgtgtaaaaaaaaccccacaaacaaacaaacaaacaaaaaacaaacaaacaaacaaacaatacttGCAGGTAATTTAGTAAATATTCAGTTTTTGAGTAAAAGGCTTTATTAGTGGATAATTTAGGTAATATTCAGTTTTTGTGTAAAAAACATTGAggataattttggcaatattccgtttttgggtaaaaaaaaacaatatttgcaggtaattttaaaaatattcagtttttgtgtaaaaaaaaggcattatttgtggataattttggtAATGTTCAGTTTTTGAGTAAAAAGAAGACAatatttcactgcaaaaaaaggcttatcttatttttgtcttgattctaggcaaaatatctaaaaaattgtttatttatttaaaatgtatttatttaaaatgcagtgtttattGTTTTACCATTCACATTATCATTTTTACTGGAGAGCATAATGTTTTGATGGCTTATTTTACAGATTTacattttttctaaaaaatatttgtGTGTGCGCGATCAGGCTCCTGCAACTCACAGTCACATGACACCCAGTCCGGCTCCGCCCCCTCACATCCTGTACAACCCCACCCAACACCTGATCACCTACGCCGGCTTCTGCCCCTCCGGACAAACTCTACCCGCCTACCCAAACTACCCACTGCCCATGCAGGTGAGGAACACTAACCAACTAACCTCTGTCATCAAGAGGGTACTCATGACAGTCAGATGACAGGACACCAACATTACTGAatattacaatgttacaaaatttCAATGTTGGTCAGTTTTGATCGAAGATTTCTAGATTGATCTTTTCTAGATTTTGATCtagatttaaatataatttttttattctattgaacaatttaaattttgttcagttttgttctattaaaaatctaaaaatatcgGTCAGTTTTGTTCTAGTGATAAATTCAAATATCGGTCAGTTTTGTTCTAGTGATACATTCAAATATCGGTCAGTTTTGTTCTAGTGATACATTCAAATATCGGTCAGTTTTGTTCTAGTGATACATTCAAATATCGGTCAGTTTTGTtataataaaagattttaatattGGTCGGTTTTGtcttaaaaaatatgaaaacatcGGACAGTTTTGTTCTagtaacaaatttaaatattggtcaattttgttctttaaaaatatttaaatatcggTCAGTTTTGTTATAATAAAAGACTTAAATATCGGTCAGTTTTGtcctataaaaatataaaaaaatcagtCAGTTTTGTTCTAGTAATACATTCAAATATCGGtcagtttttttatattaaaagatTTTAATATTGGTCGGTTTtgtcttaaaaaaatataaaaaaatcggTCAGTTTTGTTCTAGTAGCAAATGTAAATATTGGTCAGTTTTgttctttaaatatatttaaatatcggTCAGTTTTGTTCTAGTAAAAATTCAGATATCGGTCagttttatattaaaagacttAAATATCGGTCGGTTTTtcctataaaatataaaaaaaatcggTCAGTTTTGTTCTAGTAGCAAATGTAAATATTAGTCAGTTTTgttctttaaatatatttaaatatcggTCAGTTTTGTTCTAGTAAAAATTCAGATATCGGTCAGTTTTGTTACATTAAAAGACCTATATATCGGTCGGTTTTtcctataaaatataaaaaaaatcggTCAGTTTTGTTCTAGTAGCAAATGTAAATATTAGTCagttttgttctttaaaaatatttaaatattggtcAGTTTTGTTCTAGTAATACATGCAAATATTGGTCAGTTTTGTTATATTAAAAGACTTAAATATAGGTCAGTTTTGtcctataaaaatattaaaaaattggtCAGTTTTGTTCTagtaacaaatttaaatattggtccgttttgttctttaaaaatatttacatatcggTCAGTTTTATTATATAACAATATTTAAATATCGGTCAGTTTTGTTCTAGTAAAAAATTGAActattagtctgttttgttctttaaaaatattggtcagatttgttttattaaaatatcgTCCAGTTTTGTCctataaaaaatatgtaaatatcgaTCAGTTTTGTGCTTTAAAAATATCCAAATATTGGTCAGTTTTGTtctttaaaagtatttaaatattggtcattttttttctagtaacaaatgttaaatgtttaaaaatattggTCAGCTTTGTTCTGTAATAATTTTGTTCTATAAAAATATGTCAATAGTGGTTAGTTTTGTTCTagtaacaaatataaaaatattggtcagttttgttctttaaatatatttaaatatcggTCAGTTTTGTTCTAGTAAAAATTCAGATATCGGTCAGTTTTGTTACATTAAAAGACCTATATATCGGTCGGTTTTtcctataaaatataaaaaaaatcggTCAGTTTTGTTCTAGTAGCAAATGTAAATATTAGTCagttttgttctttaaaaatatttaaatattggtcAGTTTTGTTCTAGTAATACATGCAAATATTGGTCAGTTTTGTTATATTAAAAGACTTAAATATAGGTCAGTTTTGtcctataaaaatattaaaaaattggtCAGTTTTGTTCTagtaacaaatttaaatattggtccgttttgttctttaaaaatatttacatatcggTCAGTTTTATTATATAACAATATTTAAATATCGGTCAGTTTTGTTCTAGTAAAAAATTGAActattagtctgttttgttctttaaaaatattggtcagatttgttttattaaaatatcgTCCAGTTTTGTCctataaaaaatatgtaaatatcgaTCAGTTTTGTGCTTTAAAAATATCCAAATATTGGTCAGTTTTGTtctttaaaagtatttaaatattggtcattttttttctagtaacaaatgttaaaaaatgtttaaaaatattggTCAGCTTTGTTCTGTAATAATTTTGTTCTATAAAAATATGTCAATAGTGGTTAGTTTTGTTCTagtaacaaatataaaaatattggtCAGTTTTGTATTAAAATATCAGGCGGTTTTGttctataaaattatttaaatatcagtCAGTTTTGttcttgtaaaatatttaaatattgttcagttttgttatataaaaatatttaaatatcggTCATAAATATCGGTTTTGTTCTagtaacaaatttaaatattagttttgttctataaaaatattctttattctttaaaaatgttctttaatCTCAACAgttttgttgttaattttttatttttcgtcCTCGTTCTCCAGCATCTGAACGGTTATCCAGCTCCAGCTGCAGGTCAGTCCGTCTCTGAAGTCTCGACCTCCCCGTCTGACGAGACTCAAGCGGCGTCTCAGAGCGGAACAAACCCAGCCGTACCGAATCAATCCACGTCTCAGGACAGCAGCGGCTACATGCTGACTCCTAATGCTCCCTCACTTTACGCTCACTCATTAGGGCCCTTCGAGAAGCCTCCGCCTTACGCCTGCTGAAAACACCTGAACCAGGAACACTGACCTCTGACGggcatctgacctctgtgacctCCACCGCCGCTGCTAATGATCTCAGAAAGAGTCTGTGTAGTCATCACTTCTTCTTGTAGCAAATGTAATCAATGTTGTTCTCTGGTCATTTCTAAAACCCCTCAACTTTAGCCTTAGTGTCCTCTTCCTTTAGTGGGATCTTCATAGTTTTATTGAATCATATCAGACTGAAAGTCAATGCATCTTCATCTTCAGCACACAGATGACTGTAACTGTGGTCAGACCAACAACAAGAATCAAGAATCCTGCTGAGAAGAGTCAAGTGTTGACATTATTCAGATTCCTGAAGAACACGTCTGGTTTAATAACAGACTCTGTTAACCATTCAGTCCACACACGTAATGTGCAACACATCCAGGGGTTGGATtcacagaacattattttttctttaataaCTAAACTGAATGCTTAGGTTAAGAATGTTTGTTTTGCATCACTGTGAAAACCACCTTTCTGCacatttatttttaggagtgaaAGTTTTCAAGGCAAGATGTTAGAATTTATATTCAATGAATGTTCTTTAAAATCATTAAGCTACTGTATGATAATCATCAACTTGTCTTAAATCTCTATAGGTATGATGAGTAATAAATGTGTTAGGTATTTTCAAATAATAAACATAAGCAGCATAACATAAACTACATTTTCACGACTACTGCCAGATATACTTTCATAATCAGCAAGTAAATTATCCTGGTATCGTTATTATAACCACTCTCATATTTTACATTCAATAAATAAACGTGTAATGCTTGCTGCTTAAAGAGTTAATAGACAAATACATGAGTAAGATTTGCCAGTGTGAAGTTTTGAATTTGTTGTATTAGACAAGGCAGCTATGTAGCATATCtgtcatttttaattttcaagAAAAATATAATGATGTTCTTAACCCTTTCATGCTCATGCACAGACAATCTTTTAATTATTTCCACAAGTAACCATTgtgaattaaagttttttttaaaaagccttaAAAAGAATAACAGAAAGACTTCGGCTTAATCATGAACTGCTCATTTAATTTTTTCTGTCAGCTCATTATTTTATTGCtacattcattttaatttgttttgtggTGCATTTATGAGATGCATACaatttatcagaaaaaaaaaagtaaattaagaaaTAGCTCTAAAAAGAACAAACCATATTCCCATGGGACTTTGTGTTTTCAGTATTTGCACTGTAAACTGTTTT
This region includes:
- the LOC141336996 gene encoding transmembrane protein 255B-like: MQQPQNAPQSNAENADPADVFVRRRRTALWCSVSLFGLSVLVLVVGLLSATQTDNVAVSGYYPGIILSFGAFLGIVGLNLVENRRPMLVASIIFISLGVVSCFLCSIIDGIIAAEFMDRRPLMEGRCEFYSSTSYGYDNYYTEQVYCHSYGNQCKLKVKSNTCYCCDLFHCNSVEYHVQYYEFTGVSSCWDVVNLYRLLWACVALNVLGVFLGIITAAILGAFKDLAPATHSHMTPSPAPPPHILYNPTQHLITYAGFCPSGQTLPAYPNYPLPMQHLNGYPAPAAGQSVSEVSTSPSDETQAASQSGTNPAVPNQSTSQDSSGYMLTPNAPSLYAHSLGPFEKPPPYAC